ATGAAATCAGGAGGACCCCTCCAACACCACAAGATGAGATGAGAGCAGGGATGAGCTACTTCCATGAAACAATTTGGAATGGTGTTCCCAGATTTCTGCGCCGTGTAGACACAGCTTTGAACAATATAGGGATTAAAGAGCGTGTTCCTTATAATGCTCCCCttattcaattttcttcttGGATGGGTGGTGATCGGGATGGTATTAGTCttatttgtgattttaaaaaatagtgtaTATTATCGTAGTATACTGGACAAATGGAATGATATGCAAATTTTATGTTCCAATATGATACAGGTAATCCAAGAGTAACTCCTGAAGTGACAAGGGATGTTTGCTTATTGGCTAGAATGATGGCTGCTAATTTGTATTATTCCCAGATAGAAGATCTTATGTTTGAGGTAATCCATAGCTCTGGCATACTTTTAAAATGATCATCGTGGATTGTTAATTACTCTTGAATCATTTTGCTGATTTCCCTTCTTATTTCTGTAGCTCTCTATGTGGCGCTGCAATGATGAACTACGCGTTCGTGCAGAAGAACTTCACAGGTCTTCCAAGAAAGATGAAGTTGCAAAGCACTATATAGGTGTTTACGACACTCTTTAAACTCGGGGAATgtgttttactttattttgtatGAAGCTATAAACAATGATATCTAAACAAGGTCACATCACAAAGGAACAAGCTGTTGTCTACTTATGTCAATTATCTAAATGGTGAAAATATGTTGGGTTGGTTACTCATGtgataatatttctttcttcatgATGCAGAATTCTGGAAAAAGGTTCCCCCAAATGAACCATATCGTGTGGTACTTGGTGAAGTAAGGGATAGGCTCTATCAAACTCGCGAGCGTTCTCGCCATTTGCTTTCTAATGGGTACTCTGACATTCCAGAGGAAGCCACTTTCACCAATGTTGAGGAGGTACATCCATTATTTTTGCTTTCCTGTACTTTTCCATTAACACAGTTGGGATTTTAATATACTGTTACTAGctatgttttttgtttacttttagtTATTTAACATGTTAGTTTTTGGTTGGATcgtggatgaatttatgttttcCTTGGATATCTTTATTTGACAGACGCTAACTAAAGTTAATTTGTGTAGTTCCTAGAATCTCTTGAACTATGTTATAGATCACTATGTGCTTGTGGTGATAGAGCAATTGCTGATGGAAGCCTTCTTGATTTCATGAGACAAGTCTCTACTTTTGGATTGTCACTAGTGAGGCTTGATATCAGGCAAGAGTCAGATCGTCACACTGATGTGCTGGATGCCATTACCAAACACTTGGAAATTGGCTCATACCAGGAATGGTCTGAAGAGAAAAGACAGGAATGGTTGTTGTCTGAGTTAAGTGGCAAAAGGCCTCTGTTTGGACCTGACCTTCCCCAAACCGAAGAAATTAGAGATGTTTTGGACACATTTCATGTCATAGCAGAACTACCACCAGACAACTTTGGAGCCTATATCATATCAATGGCAACTGCACCATCTGATGTGCTTGCAGTTGAGCTTCTACAACGTGAATGCCACATCAAGCATCCCTTAAGAGTTGTGCCATTGTTTGAGAAGCTAGCTGATCTAGAGGCTGCTCCTGCTGCTTTGGCACGGTTGTTCTCGATAGACTGGTATAGAAATAGGATCAATGGGAAGCAAGAAGTGATGATTGGATACTCAGATTCAGGAAAAGATGCTGGGAGGTTCTCTGCAGCATGGCAGCTATATAAGGCTCAGGAGGAACTTATAAATGTTGCCAAGAAATTTGGAATTAAGCTAACCATGTTCCATGGTCGCGGTGGAACTGTTGGAAGAGGAGGTGGACCTACTCATCTTGCTATTCTGTCTCAACCTCCAGACACAATCCATGGATCACTTCGTGTGACAGTCCAAGGTGAAGTCATTGAGCAATCATTTGGAGAACAACACTTGTGTTTTAGAACACTACAACGTTTCACTGCTGCCACTCTAGAACATGGCATGCACCCCCCGATTTCTCCAAAACCAGAATGGCGTGCTTTGATGGATCAGATGGCTGTCATTGCTACTGAGGAATACCGTTCCATTGTATTCAAGGAACCACGCTTTGTTGAGTATTTCCGCCTGGTAAGGACCACATTTAGTAAACAACTTAATTAAGTACTTATTCATTAAGTTCTTATCAGATGACATGAGACCTTATTCAAAAACTTGATTGTGAAACTTGcaaaaataagttacaaaagGAATAGTCCATGAATTGATAGTGTAAAGagtttatatattgttattcaatcacaaattaacAAAGTATggtaaatttattgaatattacTATACTGTGATTTCTGACTGGTCCATGAATTTTACCATACTTTCAAAGTCATACCCTACCATGATATCTGACTGGTTGacagtgtaaatttttttacaccaaCAATGCATAAAAGTTTAactccaaaataaaatttgtaagcCACCTGCATAAGCTCAAATAAGTCCTTAAAAGGCCCCCAGATATAATTGAATCATCAACTTCTCTGTTAGTAAATTGATATTTAAATGATGACAATCACTGTCAACTTTGTTTCATGTAGGCTACACCGGAGTTGGAGTATGGAAGGATGAACATTGGAAGTCGACCAGCAAAGAGAAAGCCTAGTGGAGGCATTGAAACACTGCGTGCAATACCTTGGATTTTTGCATGGACTCAGACAAGGTTTCATCTTCCAGTGTGGCTAGGCTTTGGAGCAGCATTTAAAGAAGTCATTGAGAAAAATGTTAACAATCTCAATATGCTGCAAGAGATGTACAATCAATGGCCTTTCTTTAGGGTCACACTTGATTTGGTGGAAATGGTGTTTGCCAAAGGAGATCCGAAAATTGCTGGTCTGAATGATAGGCTCCTTGTTTCAAAGGATCTGTGGCTGTTTGGGGATCAATTGAGGAACAAATATGAAGAAACTAAGAAACTCCTACTTCAGGTAATGCCACTTCAACCATGTAAACATTCAACATTTTATAGTTTTGAACTCATTCCAAAAGGGCTTTCATTAAAGGcaataagaagataaaatgcATTGATCTTCTCcattaactaaaattaactatgcacaattaaataaaaagagctTTTACAAAACTTAGTACATAAGCTGATTTCAGCTTATAGAAAAGCTCAATGCATTTTATCTTTGTATTTTCTTGAAGTTTATCCAATTAGAGTATGTGTTctgtaaaatattttctctgaaaatttattattatctacTAAAATTCATTCCTACACGTTATTCACAAAAATTTGATCTCAAACTTAATTTGGAGAACTCTGGTTAtctttaaatcaaatttaaagctagaaaaattaaaagcacTGGTAGTGAGTTGGACTAAACTGGCCCTTATTTCAAACTAAATGTTTCTTAACATGTGCCCATAGCCTACAATCAGTCTTTTTGCAGTTAATTCTTTGGCCAATATTGAACTTTCAACACCTAAAAACAAGACTGACGATTAGTTATTTCACAAgatgattttgtttgttttctggTGTACCTGTAGGTGGCTGGACACAGGGAAATTCTTGAAGGGGACCCTTACTTGAAGCAAAGACTCAGGCTTCGTCATGCTCCCATTACCACCCTCAATATTGTCCAAGCTTACACATTGAAACGTATCCGTGATCCTAACTACAATGTGAAGGTGCGCCCCCGCATATCAAAGGAATCTGCAGAGGCAAGCAAATCAGCTGATGAACTTATAAAACTGAACCCAACAAGTGAATATGCTCCTGGTTTAGAAGACACCCTCATTCTCACTATGAAGGGTATTGCTGCTGGCATGCAGAACACTGGTTAAGTTTGTTTGAGTCATTTATTActtgtattttccttttttttattactatcaaGATAGCATGAATATGGTTGCAGCACTGAAAGTTAGTGCTCTAGTTTTGTTCTCAGATacactttgttttgttttgttttgttattatgCTACACCACCTTTCTGCACTGAAAGAGTCAGCTACCACACAAATGAGGCATGCCATTGATGTGTTATGTTTCAAGACGGAAATTATGCTTAGTACTGCTACTACTACCCTCTTCTGTACTTCTTTGTATCTTCGTTCCAGAAggtcttgttttgttttgtttgccaTCATTAAATCAGGGGAGTGTTTAGTACTATCTCTATGTATACTAACAGAGGGTTTGTACTAGTCTCATGATATGAGGGGAGAAATAACAAGgaagtaaaagaaattaaatttctttataagttaaaatcaatttcttccgtttaacttttttcttctcttaatgTCTGTTTAAATTTACTTAGAGCGTgtttggaaaaatgaaattcCACTTTCCAATGCACATAAGCACATTGAATGTGTCAATCCTCCTCTTATGATTGGCTTTCAACATGATAAACAGTGAATCAAACACACATTTTGTCCATTTAGAATCAAGTTGAAATACTAGCTTAATTTCAGATAAATATTTCG
The nucleotide sequence above comes from Glycine soja cultivar W05 chromosome 11, ASM419377v2, whole genome shotgun sequence. Encoded proteins:
- the LOC114375715 gene encoding phosphoenolpyruvate carboxylase-like gives rise to the protein MANRNLEKMASIDAQLRQLAPAKVSEDDKLIEYDALLLDRFLDILQDLHGEDLKETVQEVYELSAEYEGKHDPKKLEELGNLITSLDAGDSILVAKSFSHMLNLANLAEEVQISRRRRNKLKKGDFADENNATTESDIEETLKKLVFGLKKSPQEVFDALKNQTVDLVLTAHPTQSIRRSLLQKHGRIRNCLSQLYAKDITPDDKQELDEALQREIQAAFRTDEIRRTPPTPQDEMRAGMSYFHETIWNGVPRFLRRVDTALNNIGIKERVPYNAPLIQFSSWMGGDRDGNPRVTPEVTRDVCLLARMMAANLYYSQIEDLMFELSMWRCNDELRVRAEELHRSSKKDEVAKHYIEFWKKVPPNEPYRVVLGEVRDRLYQTRERSRHLLSNGYSDIPEEATFTNVEEFLESLELCYRSLCACGDRAIADGSLLDFMRQVSTFGLSLVRLDIRQESDRHTDVLDAITKHLEIGSYQEWSEEKRQEWLLSELSGKRPLFGPDLPQTEEIRDVLDTFHVIAELPPDNFGAYIISMATAPSDVLAVELLQRECHIKHPLRVVPLFEKLADLEAAPAALARLFSIDWYRNRINGKQEVMIGYSDSGKDAGRFSAAWQLYKAQEELINVAKKFGIKLTMFHGRGGTVGRGGGPTHLAILSQPPDTIHGSLRVTVQGEVIEQSFGEQHLCFRTLQRFTAATLEHGMHPPISPKPEWRALMDQMAVIATEEYRSIVFKEPRFVEYFRLATPELEYGRMNIGSRPAKRKPSGGIETLRAIPWIFAWTQTRFHLPVWLGFGAAFKEVIEKNVNNLNMLQEMYNQWPFFRVTLDLVEMVFAKGDPKIAGLNDRLLVSKDLWLFGDQLRNKYEETKKLLLQVAGHREILEGDPYLKQRLRLRHAPITTLNIVQAYTLKRIRDPNYNVKVRPRISKESAEASKSADELIKLNPTSEYAPGLEDTLILTMKGIAAGMQNTG